In Mustelus asterias chromosome 16, sMusAst1.hap1.1, whole genome shotgun sequence, one DNA window encodes the following:
- the LOC144505222 gene encoding matrin-3-like isoform X3 gives MKLTAFGDWNQHKNEPAHKRRCLLLLEIYPQWVPEDVPSTRSNPSARQTNIAPDAASALLAAIRQLDALDPHGGNRKGQMQNKRNMPLDEPGRVLHMTELPKGKCKVKDILKLAQPFGIITKYLLLNTKSEGFVEMATNAQAQTAVAFYSMKPATLYGKRVRVDMSHKYKEIDLKKQKQERSGGRVALLQNLPPSGYSDADIVKIGTSFGKVLNYIVMRLRNQAFLEMESKKCMVDMVKHYKKTPLIFRGRKVTVDASQKYKTLVLKKPSIKVQELLKEQDEADRRRRRSRSPSFKKKLPSKSKNLPKDGEKEQRTSESSPSKEVGKEKSEGEDKQEMKSEEKEDVLEEDAIAVIESDAELAEEGMVEELGSEESESEEADQEDVEKEMKHEMKGTDSIKPDSKADKEINVQNTTETTEKELKEECFPENIDEFVTVDEVGDVEAGNLDLEDLMSCEDNSSKLENDDADASIQTEKSEDTNEQKDEDVNKAKRKRGRKRGKNIRTKGDKKDSEETEVKQVADEMIENKLDGDEKSEKQEDTTSSCIEPESKRARSRSPTPDEYRLGPYQPNNPVGLDYVVPKTGYYCTLCCLFYTKEEVAKKTHCSSLPHYQKLKKMLDKQAEEYRKGKTEENPEVQIEEQHNQ, from the exons TTACCCACAATGGGTTCCAGAGGATGTACCATCCACAAG GTCCAATCCATCTGCACGACAGACCAACATTGCTCCGGATGCTGCATCAGCACTCCTTGCAGCCATCAGACAGTTAGATGCACTGGATCCTCATGGAG GCAACAGAAAAGGTCAAATGCAAAACAAACGAAATATG CCATTGGATGAACCTGGCCGAGTGCTTCATATGACAGAATTACCgaaaggaaaatgcaaagtgaaaGATATCCTCAAACTTGCACAACCTTTTGGAATCATTACAAAATATTTACTTTTAAATACCAAGAGTGAG GGATTTGTGGAAATGGCTACAAATGCACAAGCACAAACAGCAGTTGCTTTTTACAGTATGAAACCAGCAACCCTTTATGGCAAGAGGGTTCGAGTGGATATGTCTCACAAATACAAGGAGATAGATTTGAAG AAGCAAAAGCAAGAACGGagcggtggcagggtggcactcctccagAACCTCCCTCCCTCTGGTTACTCAGATGCTGATATTGTGAAAATTGGTACTAGCTTTGGGAAAGTActtaattacattgtgatgagACTCAGGAACCAG GCATTTCTGGAAATGGAGTCAAAGAAATGTATGGTAGACATGGTTAAACACTACAAGAAAACACCTTTAATATTCCGTGGTCGTAAAGTAACCGTGGATGCGTCTCAGAAATATAAGACACTCGTATTAAAG AAACCCAGCATAAAGGTGCAAGAACTATTGAAAGAACAGGATGAAGCAGACAG AAGACGGCGACGTTCCCGCAGTCCATCCTTTAAGAAAAAGCTGCCTAGCAAATCAAAGAACCTCCCTAAAGATGGAGAAAAAGAACAGAGAACCTCTGAAAGTTCCCCTTCAAAAGAAGTTGGGAAAGAGAAATCTGAGGGAGAAGACAAACAAGAAATGAAGTCTGAAGAAAAAGAGGACGTTTTAGAAGAAGACGCCATTGCAGTTATTGAGAGTGATGCAGAACTTGCTGAAGAAGGTATGGTTGAGGAACTGGGAAGTGAAGAGTCAGAGAGTGAAGAAGCTGACCAAGAAGATGTGGAAAAGGAAATGAAGCATGAAATGAAAGGAACCGACTCCATAAAACCAGACTCCAAAGCAGATAAGGAAATAAATGTGCAGAACACAACAGAAACAACTGAGAAG GAGCTAAAAGAAGAGTGCTTTCCTGAAAACATTGATGAGTTTGTTACTGTTGATGAGGTGGGTGATGTAGAAGCTGGGAATTTAGACCTTGAAGATCTGATGTCTTGTGAAGATAACAGTAGTAAATTAGAAAATGATGATGCTGATGCAAGCATTCAAACTGAGAAATCAGAGGACACCAATGAACAAAAAGATGAAGATGTGAACAAAGCTAAAAGAAAACGAGGTCGGAAAAGGGGCAAGAACATCAGAACTAAAGGTGACAAAAAAGATAGTGAAGAAACTGAAGTGAAGCAAGTTGCAGATGAAATGATTGAAAATAAGCTGGATGGTGATGAAAAGAGTGAAAAGCAGGAAGATACTACTTCATCCTGCATAGAACCAGAAAGTAAGCGTGCTCGTTCACGATCTCCTACTCCAGATGAGTACCGGCTTGGACCATATCAGCCCAACAATCCTGTAG GACTAGATTATGTGGTTCCAAAGACTGGATATTATTGCACGCTCTGCTGTCTCTTCTACACAAAGGAGGAAGTAGCAAAGAAAACGCATTGCAGCAGTCTGCCGCATTATCAGAAACTGAAG aaaatgTTGGACAAGCAAGCTGAAGAATACCGTAAAGGTAAAACTGAAGAAAATCCTGAAGTTCAAATTGAAGAGCAGCATAACCAGTGA
- the LOC144505222 gene encoding matrin-3-like isoform X4 — protein MKLTAFGDWNQHKNEPAHKRRCLLLLEIYPQWVPEDVPSTRSNPSARQTNIAPDAASALLAAIRQLDALDPHGGNRKGQMQNKRNMPLDEPGRVLHMTELPKGKCKVKDILKLAQPFGIITKYLLLNTKSEGFVEMATNAQAQTAVAFYSMKPATLYGKRVRVDMSHKYKEIDLKKQKQERSGGRVALLQNLPPSGYSDADIVKIGTSFGKVLNYIVMRLRNQAFLEMESKKCMVDMVKHYKKTPLIFRGRKVTVDASQKYKTLVLKKPSIKVQELLKEQDEADRRRRSRSPSFKKKLPSKSKNLPKDGEKEQRTSESSPSKEVGKEKSEGEDKQEMKSEEKEDVLEEDAIAVIESDAELAEEGMVEELGSEESESEEADQEDVEKEMKHEMKGTDSIKPDSKADKEINVQNTTETTEKELKEECFPENIDEFVTVDEVGDVEAGNLDLEDLMSCEDNSSKLENDDADASIQTEKSEDTNEQKDEDVNKAKRKRGRKRGKNIRTKGDKKDSEETEVKQVADEMIENKLDGDEKSEKQEDTTSSCIEPESKRARSRSPTPDEYRLGPYQPNNPVGLDYVVPKTGYYCTLCCLFYTKEEVAKKTHCSSLPHYQKLKKMLDKQAEEYRKGKTEENPEVQIEEQHNQ, from the exons TTACCCACAATGGGTTCCAGAGGATGTACCATCCACAAG GTCCAATCCATCTGCACGACAGACCAACATTGCTCCGGATGCTGCATCAGCACTCCTTGCAGCCATCAGACAGTTAGATGCACTGGATCCTCATGGAG GCAACAGAAAAGGTCAAATGCAAAACAAACGAAATATG CCATTGGATGAACCTGGCCGAGTGCTTCATATGACAGAATTACCgaaaggaaaatgcaaagtgaaaGATATCCTCAAACTTGCACAACCTTTTGGAATCATTACAAAATATTTACTTTTAAATACCAAGAGTGAG GGATTTGTGGAAATGGCTACAAATGCACAAGCACAAACAGCAGTTGCTTTTTACAGTATGAAACCAGCAACCCTTTATGGCAAGAGGGTTCGAGTGGATATGTCTCACAAATACAAGGAGATAGATTTGAAG AAGCAAAAGCAAGAACGGagcggtggcagggtggcactcctccagAACCTCCCTCCCTCTGGTTACTCAGATGCTGATATTGTGAAAATTGGTACTAGCTTTGGGAAAGTActtaattacattgtgatgagACTCAGGAACCAG GCATTTCTGGAAATGGAGTCAAAGAAATGTATGGTAGACATGGTTAAACACTACAAGAAAACACCTTTAATATTCCGTGGTCGTAAAGTAACCGTGGATGCGTCTCAGAAATATAAGACACTCGTATTAAAG AAACCCAGCATAAAGGTGCAAGAACTATTGAAAGAACAGGATGAAGCAGACAG ACGGCGACGTTCCCGCAGTCCATCCTTTAAGAAAAAGCTGCCTAGCAAATCAAAGAACCTCCCTAAAGATGGAGAAAAAGAACAGAGAACCTCTGAAAGTTCCCCTTCAAAAGAAGTTGGGAAAGAGAAATCTGAGGGAGAAGACAAACAAGAAATGAAGTCTGAAGAAAAAGAGGACGTTTTAGAAGAAGACGCCATTGCAGTTATTGAGAGTGATGCAGAACTTGCTGAAGAAGGTATGGTTGAGGAACTGGGAAGTGAAGAGTCAGAGAGTGAAGAAGCTGACCAAGAAGATGTGGAAAAGGAAATGAAGCATGAAATGAAAGGAACCGACTCCATAAAACCAGACTCCAAAGCAGATAAGGAAATAAATGTGCAGAACACAACAGAAACAACTGAGAAG GAGCTAAAAGAAGAGTGCTTTCCTGAAAACATTGATGAGTTTGTTACTGTTGATGAGGTGGGTGATGTAGAAGCTGGGAATTTAGACCTTGAAGATCTGATGTCTTGTGAAGATAACAGTAGTAAATTAGAAAATGATGATGCTGATGCAAGCATTCAAACTGAGAAATCAGAGGACACCAATGAACAAAAAGATGAAGATGTGAACAAAGCTAAAAGAAAACGAGGTCGGAAAAGGGGCAAGAACATCAGAACTAAAGGTGACAAAAAAGATAGTGAAGAAACTGAAGTGAAGCAAGTTGCAGATGAAATGATTGAAAATAAGCTGGATGGTGATGAAAAGAGTGAAAAGCAGGAAGATACTACTTCATCCTGCATAGAACCAGAAAGTAAGCGTGCTCGTTCACGATCTCCTACTCCAGATGAGTACCGGCTTGGACCATATCAGCCCAACAATCCTGTAG GACTAGATTATGTGGTTCCAAAGACTGGATATTATTGCACGCTCTGCTGTCTCTTCTACACAAAGGAGGAAGTAGCAAAGAAAACGCATTGCAGCAGTCTGCCGCATTATCAGAAACTGAAG aaaatgTTGGACAAGCAAGCTGAAGAATACCGTAAAGGTAAAACTGAAGAAAATCCTGAAGTTCAAATTGAAGAGCAGCATAACCAGTGA